In the Streptomyces sp. NBC_00525 genome, one interval contains:
- a CDS encoding succinic semialdehyde dehydrogenase, translated as MTDSQAPTSPAAAVGTNPVAAAPAGVRTAADVVTPEVIAQLTRGVTGSGRTANHTPFTGEKLADLPESTPEDVADAFARARAAQPAWAALPVRTRAAVLLRFHDLVISRQSEVLDLIQLETGKARLHAHEEVQAVAVAARHYGRRASAYLRPKRHTGVVPTLTKVTELRQPRGVVGQIAPWNYPLELSVGDALPAFVSGNAVVMKPDTETALTALWARDLLIEAGLPSEVFQVVLGEGPVVGPEVVKHADYVSFTGSTRTGREVARGAAARLVGVSLELGGKNAMLVLADADVEKAAAGAVRACFSSAGQLCISIERLYVHESVADAFLERFAARTRAMRLGSSLAYGADMGSLVSERQLETVTRHIAEAVEKGATLVAGGVARPDIGPLFHEPTILEGVEAPMAVCSEETFGPVVSVYRFRDEDEVVELANATPYGLNSSVWTRDGRRGHRIAARLRTGTVNINEGYAPAYGSVQSPMGGMKDSGLGRRHGSEGILKYTEAQTVAQQRLIPLAPSFGMDDEKYAAFMSRSLKAMKAFRLR; from the coding sequence ATGACGGACTCGCAGGCCCCCACGTCCCCCGCCGCCGCTGTCGGCACCAACCCCGTGGCCGCCGCCCCCGCGGGCGTGCGCACGGCCGCCGATGTCGTGACGCCCGAGGTGATCGCCCAGCTGACGCGTGGCGTCACCGGCTCCGGCCGCACCGCCAACCACACGCCGTTCACCGGCGAGAAGCTGGCCGACCTGCCGGAGTCCACCCCCGAGGACGTCGCCGACGCGTTCGCCCGCGCCCGCGCCGCCCAGCCCGCCTGGGCCGCGCTGCCGGTCCGGACCAGGGCCGCCGTCCTCCTGCGCTTCCACGACCTGGTCATCAGCCGCCAGTCCGAGGTCCTCGACCTCATCCAGCTGGAGACCGGCAAGGCCCGGCTGCACGCCCACGAGGAGGTCCAGGCGGTCGCCGTCGCCGCCCGGCACTACGGGCGCAGGGCGAGCGCCTATCTGCGGCCGAAGCGCCACACCGGCGTCGTGCCGACCCTCACCAAGGTCACCGAGCTGCGCCAGCCGCGCGGAGTCGTCGGCCAGATCGCCCCCTGGAACTACCCCCTCGAACTGTCCGTCGGCGACGCGCTGCCCGCCTTCGTCTCCGGCAACGCCGTCGTGATGAAGCCCGACACCGAGACCGCCCTGACCGCCCTGTGGGCCCGCGACCTGCTGATCGAGGCGGGGCTGCCGTCCGAGGTGTTCCAGGTCGTCCTCGGTGAGGGACCGGTCGTCGGCCCCGAGGTCGTCAAGCACGCCGACTACGTCTCCTTCACCGGCTCCACCCGCACCGGCCGCGAGGTCGCCCGGGGCGCGGCGGCCCGGCTCGTCGGCGTCTCGCTGGAACTCGGCGGCAAGAACGCCATGCTCGTCCTGGCGGACGCCGACGTGGAGAAGGCCGCCGCCGGCGCCGTCCGCGCCTGCTTCTCCTCGGCCGGCCAGCTCTGCATCTCCATCGAGCGGCTGTACGTCCACGAGTCGGTGGCCGACGCCTTCCTGGAGCGGTTCGCCGCCCGGACGCGGGCGATGCGGCTCGGCAGCTCCCTCGCGTACGGCGCCGACATGGGCTCGCTGGTGAGCGAACGGCAGCTGGAGACCGTCACCCGGCACATCGCCGAGGCCGTCGAGAAGGGCGCCACCCTGGTGGCCGGCGGGGTCGCCCGTCCCGACATCGGGCCGCTCTTCCACGAGCCGACGATTCTGGAGGGCGTCGAGGCGCCGATGGCCGTCTGCTCCGAGGAGACCTTCGGCCCGGTCGTCTCCGTCTACCGCTTCCGCGACGAGGACGAGGTCGTGGAGCTGGCCAACGCCACCCCGTACGGCCTCAACTCCAGCGTCTGGACCAGGGACGGCCGGCGCGGCCACCGCATCGCCGCCCGGCTGCGCACCGGCACCGTCAACATCAACGAGGGGTACGCCCCCGCCTACGGCAGCGTGCAGTCCCCGATGGGCGGCATGAAGGACTCCGGTCTCGGCCGCCGCCACGGCTCCGAGGGCATCCTCAAGTACACCGAGGCCCAGACCGTCGCCCAGCAGCGGCTCATCCCGCTCGCCCCGTCGTTCGGGATGGACGACGAGAAGTACGCGGCGTTCATGAGCCGCAGCCTCAAGGCGATGAAGGCGTTCCGGCTGCGCTGA
- a CDS encoding peptidase, which produces MGVLASAGLLAAGTLTTAGPAHAAGPEFTIGGPAETALHPYPATGAPQKASLALTLTNPSEDEESGAYQGEYTVRFDFGGLAGVADVAFGEDGGLDCERTGTTAVCHDYGIRPGLSTLADLEVTAAKGSEDGDSGTIEVTAEAAGATFRPFTARVSVGGPDLSVKRLPFRTELKPGDSQPVPISFTNHGTRAAQGVLLTLRNTRGLAFTQRYQNCEYSEDEGGMGSPGVWTTALCSFPGSYEPGTTYTLAEPPVLRATGRALYDSLLYRINEDGTDARAAQRAGARFSPGKGATLALRKAPTPRSGDLEPGDNQQEADFRTANTADFAAYGDQAGGKAGDTVDVTLGFRNRGPAWIGHIRSGEDVATVDFTVPDGSYVVSKPDVCRGVTAQGGYRENQEKAPRYFCSTPMSVLEDADFALPFRLRIATVDLGAIGAVVVRNIHLQDPELPFDPEPANNRSYVELNGEDSGAVRGTSGSGGTTATGGSGSTGSSGSSGSTDGSSTSSTSGSSGASGTSGTMGSGGSGGALASTGTLALAASGAALVALLAGGALFATARRRATR; this is translated from the coding sequence ATGGGCGTCCTGGCTTCGGCCGGTCTGCTGGCCGCCGGAACGCTCACGACGGCCGGTCCCGCGCACGCCGCCGGCCCCGAGTTCACGATCGGCGGCCCCGCCGAGACGGCCCTGCATCCGTACCCGGCGACGGGCGCCCCGCAGAAGGCGAGCCTGGCCCTCACGCTCACCAACCCGTCCGAGGACGAGGAGAGCGGCGCCTACCAGGGCGAGTACACCGTGCGCTTCGACTTCGGCGGGCTGGCGGGCGTCGCGGACGTGGCCTTCGGCGAGGACGGCGGCCTGGACTGCGAGCGGACCGGGACCACCGCCGTTTGCCACGACTACGGAATCCGGCCGGGCCTCAGCACCCTCGCCGACCTGGAGGTCACCGCCGCCAAGGGCAGCGAGGACGGCGACAGCGGCACCATCGAGGTCACCGCCGAGGCGGCGGGCGCCACCTTCCGGCCGTTCACCGCGCGGGTCTCCGTCGGCGGGCCCGACCTGTCGGTGAAGCGCCTGCCGTTCCGGACGGAGCTGAAGCCGGGCGACAGCCAGCCGGTGCCCATCTCGTTCACCAACCACGGCACCCGCGCCGCCCAGGGCGTCCTGCTCACCCTGCGCAACACGCGCGGCCTCGCGTTCACGCAGCGGTACCAGAACTGCGAGTACAGCGAGGACGAGGGAGGCATGGGCAGCCCCGGCGTCTGGACCACCGCCCTGTGTTCCTTCCCCGGCAGCTACGAGCCCGGCACCACCTACACGCTGGCCGAACCGCCCGTCCTGCGCGCCACCGGCCGCGCGCTGTACGACTCCCTCCTGTACCGGATCAACGAGGACGGCACCGACGCCCGCGCCGCGCAGCGGGCCGGCGCCCGCTTCAGCCCCGGCAAGGGCGCCACCCTGGCCCTGCGCAAGGCGCCCACGCCCCGCTCGGGCGACCTGGAGCCGGGCGACAACCAGCAGGAGGCCGACTTCCGCACCGCCAACACCGCCGACTTCGCCGCCTACGGCGACCAGGCCGGCGGCAAGGCGGGCGACACCGTCGACGTGACCCTGGGCTTCCGCAACCGGGGCCCCGCCTGGATCGGCCACATCCGTTCCGGCGAGGACGTCGCCACCGTCGACTTCACTGTTCCCGACGGTTCCTACGTCGTCTCCAAGCCGGACGTCTGCCGGGGCGTGACCGCGCAGGGCGGCTACCGCGAGAACCAGGAGAAGGCCCCGCGCTACTTCTGCTCCACGCCCATGTCCGTCCTGGAGGACGCCGACTTCGCCCTGCCGTTCCGGCTGAGGATCGCCACGGTGGACCTGGGGGCGATCGGCGCGGTCGTCGTCCGCAACATCCACCTCCAGGACCCCGAGCTGCCCTTCGACCCGGAGCCCGCCAACAACCGGTCGTACGTCGAGCTGAACGGCGAGGACTCCGGCGCGGTACGGGGCACCTCCGGCTCCGGCGGCACGACGGCCACGGGCGGCTCAGGCTCCACGGGTTCCTCCGGCTCCTCCGGCTCCACGGATGGTTCGTCCACGTCGTCCACGTCCGGCTCGTCGGGCGCCTCGGGCACATCCGGCACGATGGGCTCCGGCGGCTCGGGCGGCGCGCTCGCCTCCACCGGCACCCTCGCGCTCGCGGCCTCGGGCGCCGCGCTGGTCGCGCTGCTCGCGGGAGGCGCGCTGTTCGCGACGGCGAGGCGGCGCGCGACGCGCTGA
- a CDS encoding GMC family oxidoreductase gives MSQDSPAQNQDRPAGAADDDAAYDYDVIVVGSGFGGAVSALRLTEKGYRVGVLEAGRRFTPGTLPKNSWDLKNYLWAPALGLFGIQRVHLLGKVMVLAGAGVGGGSLNYANTLYVPPAPFFEDRQWAHITDWQDELKPYYDQAKRMLGVRLNPTTTPSDVHLKATAEAMGVGDTFHLAPVGVFFGDGRDADGAVRAEPGGTVPDPYFGGAGPSRKACTECGECMTGCRHGAKNTLNENYLHLAEKAGAVIHPMTSVVAVTEHRDGGFHVATVPTDKRRKAKPATLRARKVVVAAGTYGTQTLLHTMRDKGLLPRISARLGELTRTNSEGLVGAQTSDRRYRRKHGTKPDFTRGVAITSSIHPDENTHIEPVRYGKGSNAMGGLTILQVPFSSHRVLAWFGNLAKHPTLALRSLSNRRWSERVIIGLVMQSLDNSLTAYRKPRGLGKGLLTARQGHGAPNPTQIAEATQGASLLAEEINGFPGSNIGELMGTPLTAHFLGGCPIGAAPDEGVIDPYHRLFGHPGISVVDGSAVSANLGVNPSLTITAQAERAMSFWPNKGEPDPRPAQGEAYERLPAVEPQAPAVPKEAFGALRLPFLGMPAVPPKKAETA, from the coding sequence ATGTCCCAGGACAGCCCTGCCCAGAATCAGGACCGGCCGGCCGGTGCGGCCGACGACGACGCCGCGTACGACTACGACGTGATCGTCGTCGGTTCGGGCTTCGGCGGCGCGGTCTCGGCGCTGCGGCTGACGGAGAAGGGGTACCGGGTCGGCGTCCTGGAGGCGGGCCGCCGCTTCACGCCCGGCACCCTGCCCAAGAACTCCTGGGACCTGAAGAACTACCTCTGGGCCCCCGCCCTCGGCCTCTTCGGCATCCAGCGCGTGCACCTGCTCGGCAAGGTGATGGTGCTCGCCGGCGCCGGGGTCGGCGGCGGCTCGCTCAACTACGCCAACACGCTGTACGTGCCGCCCGCGCCGTTCTTCGAGGACCGGCAGTGGGCGCACATCACGGACTGGCAGGACGAGCTGAAGCCGTACTACGACCAGGCGAAGCGGATGCTCGGGGTCCGGCTCAACCCCACGACGACCCCCTCCGACGTCCACCTCAAGGCGACCGCCGAGGCCATGGGCGTCGGCGACACCTTCCACCTGGCCCCGGTCGGCGTCTTCTTCGGCGACGGCCGGGACGCGGACGGCGCCGTACGCGCCGAGCCCGGCGGCACGGTCCCCGACCCGTACTTCGGCGGCGCGGGCCCGTCCCGCAAGGCATGCACCGAGTGCGGCGAGTGCATGACCGGCTGCCGCCACGGCGCCAAGAACACCCTCAACGAGAACTACCTCCACCTCGCCGAGAAGGCAGGCGCGGTCATCCACCCCATGACCTCCGTCGTCGCCGTCACCGAGCACCGCGACGGCGGCTTCCACGTCGCCACCGTGCCCACCGACAAGCGCCGCAAGGCGAAGCCCGCCACCCTGCGCGCCCGCAAGGTGGTCGTCGCGGCGGGCACGTACGGCACCCAGACCCTGCTCCACACCATGCGGGACAAGGGGCTGCTGCCGAGGATCTCCGCCCGGCTCGGGGAGCTGACCCGGACCAACTCCGAGGGCCTGGTCGGCGCCCAGACCTCCGACCGCCGCTACCGCAGGAAGCACGGCACGAAGCCCGACTTCACCCGGGGCGTCGCCATCACCTCGTCCATCCACCCCGACGAGAACACCCACATCGAGCCCGTCCGCTACGGCAAGGGCTCCAACGCCATGGGCGGCCTCACCATCCTCCAGGTCCCGTTCAGCAGCCACCGGGTCCTCGCCTGGTTCGGGAACCTGGCCAAGCACCCCACGCTCGCCCTGCGCTCCCTGTCCAACCGGCGCTGGTCGGAGCGGGTCATCATCGGGCTCGTCATGCAGTCACTCGACAACTCCCTCACCGCGTACCGCAAGCCGCGCGGCCTCGGCAAGGGCCTGCTCACCGCCCGCCAGGGCCACGGTGCGCCCAACCCCACGCAGATAGCCGAGGCGACACAGGGCGCCTCGCTGCTCGCCGAGGAGATCAACGGCTTCCCCGGCTCCAACATCGGCGAACTGATGGGCACCCCGCTCACCGCCCACTTCCTCGGCGGCTGCCCGATCGGCGCCGCCCCGGACGAGGGCGTCATCGACCCGTACCACCGGCTGTTCGGGCACCCCGGCATCTCCGTCGTGGACGGCTCGGCGGTCTCCGCGAACCTCGGCGTCAACCCGTCGCTGACGATTACCGCCCAGGCGGAGCGGGCCATGTCGTTCTGGCCCAACAAGGGCGAGCCGGACCCGCGTCCGGCGCAGGGCGAGGCGTACGAGCGGCTGCCGGCGGTGGAGCCGCAGGCACCGGCGGTCCCGAAGGAGGCGTTCGGCGCGCTGCGGCTGCCGTTCCTGGGGATGCCGGCAGTGCCGCCGAAGAAGGCGGAGACGGCCTGA
- a CDS encoding chorismate mutase yields MSSSTTPATATAAEATGARTDEAASLIGDARERIDALDDRIIGLVQERMAVSAVIQEARISSGGRRVNLSREMEILSRYRDALGKPGTPLAMTLLELCRGRV; encoded by the coding sequence ATGAGCAGCAGCACCACCCCCGCCACCGCGACCGCCGCCGAGGCGACCGGCGCACGCACCGACGAGGCCGCGTCCCTGATCGGGGACGCGCGTGAGCGCATCGACGCCCTCGACGACCGGATCATCGGGCTCGTCCAGGAGCGGATGGCCGTCTCGGCGGTGATCCAGGAGGCCCGGATCTCCTCGGGCGGGCGCCGGGTCAACCTGTCCCGCGAGATGGAGATCCTGAGCCGCTACCGGGACGCGCTGGGCAAGCCGGGCACCCCGCTGGCGATGACGCTCCTGGAGCTGTGCCGGGGCCGGGTCTGA
- a CDS encoding protein kinase domain-containing protein: MDRSQGTEAGLLLAGRYRLAEVLGRGGMGKVWRAHDEVLHRTVAVKELTAGLYVSESDRTVLHARTQKEARAAARITHPGVVTVHDVVEYDNRPWIVMQYVDGPSLADRAKESGEVEAREAARIGLHVLGALSAAHGAGVLHRDVKPGNVLLARDGRVLLTDFGIAAIEGDSTITRTGELVGSIDYLAPERVKGGDPGPASDLWSLGATLYTAVEGRSPFRRTSPISTMQAVVTEEPPPPTRAGALAPVITALLRKEPEDRPTAAETERMLLEAMEGRTPRAAQAYVPTQHMSEEMLRTGPDGMPGGTALLPRPVPAGPPAPAPAPRGGRTRWRTRLLVIALAALLGSAVSIGAVMYANRTEAAGTPTAGTSGGPAPQGTRATKPADPTPTPSPSATGSPSADPSAPNVPDGWRRVEDPAGFSVFLPEGWEREMNGTNIDYSPDGGVHYFRVSIDPSPDYDNSYDHMVDMERQLSSRLPEYRRVELNSNIYRDVPGGIWEFTWTEKSGEARHAIDQMYFAKEGGPEYALYMTGPADDWDETLDRFRAILRSWRPPVEQ, translated from the coding sequence GTGGATCGATCACAGGGCACGGAAGCGGGGCTGCTGCTGGCCGGAAGGTACCGGCTGGCCGAGGTCCTGGGGCGCGGCGGCATGGGCAAGGTCTGGCGGGCCCACGACGAAGTGCTGCACCGCACGGTCGCCGTCAAGGAGCTGACCGCCGGTCTCTACGTGTCCGAGTCGGACCGGACCGTGCTGCACGCCCGGACCCAGAAGGAGGCCCGAGCGGCGGCCCGGATCACCCACCCCGGCGTCGTCACCGTGCACGACGTCGTGGAGTACGACAACCGCCCCTGGATCGTCATGCAGTACGTGGACGGCCCCTCCCTGGCCGACCGCGCGAAGGAGTCCGGCGAGGTCGAGGCGCGCGAGGCGGCCCGGATAGGGCTGCATGTGCTGGGCGCGCTGAGCGCCGCGCACGGGGCGGGGGTCCTGCACCGCGATGTGAAGCCCGGCAACGTCCTGCTCGCCCGCGACGGCCGGGTGCTGCTCACCGACTTCGGGATCGCCGCGATAGAGGGCGACTCCACCATCACCCGGACCGGCGAACTCGTCGGCTCCATCGACTATCTGGCGCCTGAGCGCGTCAAGGGCGGCGATCCGGGCCCCGCGTCCGACCTGTGGTCGCTGGGCGCCACGCTGTACACGGCGGTCGAGGGGCGTTCGCCGTTCCGCCGGACGTCCCCCATCTCCACGATGCAGGCCGTCGTCACGGAGGAACCGCCGCCGCCCACCAGGGCCGGGGCGCTCGCCCCCGTCATCACCGCGCTGCTGCGCAAGGAGCCGGAGGACCGCCCCACGGCGGCGGAGACCGAGCGGATGCTCCTGGAGGCGATGGAGGGCCGCACCCCGCGGGCCGCCCAGGCCTACGTCCCGACCCAGCACATGTCCGAGGAGATGCTGCGCACCGGCCCGGACGGGATGCCCGGCGGCACGGCCCTGCTGCCCCGGCCCGTTCCCGCCGGACCGCCCGCGCCCGCCCCGGCGCCCCGCGGCGGACGGACCCGGTGGCGCACCCGGCTCCTGGTCATCGCCCTGGCCGCGCTCCTCGGCAGCGCCGTGAGCATCGGCGCGGTCATGTACGCGAACCGCACCGAGGCCGCCGGAACCCCGACCGCCGGGACGAGCGGCGGCCCGGCCCCGCAGGGCACCCGCGCCACGAAGCCGGCCGACCCCACGCCGACCCCCTCACCGAGCGCCACCGGCTCGCCGTCCGCCGACCCGTCGGCGCCGAACGTGCCGGACGGCTGGCGCCGGGTCGAGGACCCCGCCGGGTTCAGCGTCTTCCTGCCGGAGGGCTGGGAGCGCGAGATGAACGGCACCAACATCGACTACTCGCCGGACGGCGGGGTGCACTACTTCCGGGTCAGCATCGATCCGTCCCCCGACTACGACAACTCCTACGACCACATGGTGGACATGGAGCGGCAGCTGAGCAGCCGGCTGCCCGAGTACCGGCGGGTGGAGCTGAACAGCAACATCTACCGCGACGTCCCCGGCGGGATCTGGGAGTTCACCTGGACCGAGAAGAGCGGCGAGGCGCGGCACGCCATCGACCAGATGTACTTCGCGAAGGAGGGCGGCCCGGAGTACGCGCTCTATATGACGGGCCCGGCGGACGACTGGGACGAGACCCTCGACCGGTTCCGGGCGATCCTGCGCAGCTGGCGCCCCCCGGTCGAGCAATAG
- a CDS encoding protein kinase: protein MDDYAGRVLADRYRLPLPSSDAYELVETRAFDTYSGQEVLVRQVPLPEVVDAEFVEGDGGPVPPPRGGRPVRGAQDPAVQRAIEAAQSAARVPDHPRLDQVFDVFAEAGSLWIVSELVAARPLAALLTERPLTPYRAAEIGSDVLTALRVLHAHGWIHRNITVRTVLVCDDGRVVLTGLAAGAAEEALCGYDTVPRDDDEDDEPDGPGPGTGPLPASRGPAAIESGPYESGAHGSGAYESGAYGSGAIESGAYGDEARPVPPAGLAAPGADEAARARAGAIAAYRAGTRAAAAPRLGQEDRESGEQDRRALPRPPAGDYRDGPDTAPLPGGPVGGHEDEAPGPRGARPPGPDAEYGAAAPPRPRPELPQLPGGWVRDPDAPDPYDSPSPYDSPSPYDGPSPYDSVLPPYDARYDDEDDGDEDDDGGPPPRRLHLTGTWDDGPAAGRPVPAGGSRDDALRADAARRAVAPYARPEPPARGRDGYGDAPYDEDAHEAPAPRRASSGGWDDDEDDEGGYRGPVTALAAERARQARIAVVGAVTERWAPEQAGPVHGNWQLAPPIGPATDLWALGALLYRAVQGHAPYPEDSPSELVQMVCGEPPAFAEECGPLRPVVESLLRQDPTERPDVEELSGWLRSLVRSAPEPEAGLDVVTIPADDNGRLPVVRRRGELVRRRRARRAAAARNRHRDDLDDLDRTAVTHHEPRIKASRAPRAPREPRALRQGGEPRRLGRTLLVLILLALVGTIAYAVLFMPKDGEDGTSGAAPAGTAAATPPASATPDPAPSASDAKNPSPAKSSGAQKPQTSRSAAALAPGYTLRKDAEGFEVGLPRGWQRSPANAERQIRYGSDGFSVLIVPGRDSAKANGSDPLDYQRDKEPELKPFRDSSWSSASGLRRTDVGRQTMAEGQFTWQDANGREVYVRNLVMLVDGRYHILQVIGPEDERDRVTEIYQQASVSYRVTG, encoded by the coding sequence GTGGACGACTACGCGGGTCGGGTGCTCGCCGACCGCTACCGCCTTCCGCTGCCCTCGTCCGACGCGTACGAACTCGTCGAGACACGGGCCTTCGACACCTACAGCGGGCAGGAGGTGCTGGTCCGTCAGGTGCCGCTGCCCGAGGTGGTGGACGCCGAGTTCGTGGAGGGCGACGGCGGGCCGGTGCCTCCGCCGCGCGGCGGGCGTCCGGTGCGGGGGGCCCAGGACCCGGCCGTTCAGCGGGCCATCGAGGCCGCGCAGTCGGCGGCGCGGGTGCCCGACCATCCGCGCCTCGACCAGGTCTTCGACGTGTTCGCGGAGGCCGGTTCGCTCTGGATAGTGAGCGAGCTGGTGGCCGCCCGCCCGCTGGCGGCGCTGCTCACGGAGCGCCCGCTCACCCCGTACCGGGCCGCCGAGATCGGCTCCGACGTGCTCACCGCGCTCCGCGTCCTGCACGCGCACGGCTGGATCCACCGCAACATCACCGTGCGCACGGTGCTCGTCTGCGACGACGGCCGCGTCGTCCTGACCGGCCTGGCCGCCGGTGCGGCGGAGGAGGCGCTGTGCGGCTACGACACGGTGCCGCGCGACGACGACGAGGACGACGAGCCGGACGGCCCCGGCCCCGGCACCGGGCCGCTGCCCGCCTCCCGCGGCCCCGCCGCGATCGAGTCCGGCCCGTACGAGTCGGGCGCGCACGGCTCCGGTGCGTACGAGTCCGGCGCGTACGGCTCCGGTGCGATCGAGTCCGGTGCGTACGGGGACGAGGCCCGGCCGGTGCCACCCGCCGGGCTGGCCGCGCCCGGTGCCGACGAGGCCGCGCGCGCGAGGGCCGGCGCGATCGCCGCGTACCGCGCGGGCACCCGTGCGGCGGCCGCCCCACGCCTCGGCCAGGAGGACCGCGAGAGCGGTGAGCAGGACCGCCGCGCGCTGCCGCGGCCCCCGGCCGGGGACTACCGCGACGGGCCCGACACCGCGCCGCTGCCCGGCGGGCCGGTCGGCGGCCACGAGGACGAGGCGCCCGGCCCCCGGGGCGCCCGCCCGCCCGGCCCGGACGCCGAGTACGGCGCCGCCGCGCCGCCGCGCCCCCGGCCCGAACTGCCGCAGCTGCCCGGCGGCTGGGTCCGCGACCCCGACGCGCCAGACCCGTACGACAGCCCTTCGCCGTACGACAGCCCTTCGCCGTACGACGGTCCCTCGCCGTACGACAGCGTGCTGCCGCCCTACGACGCCCGCTACGACGACGAGGACGACGGCGACGAGGACGACGACGGCGGGCCGCCGCCGCGCCGGCTGCACCTCACCGGGACCTGGGACGACGGCCCCGCCGCCGGCCGGCCCGTACCGGCGGGCGGCTCCCGCGACGACGCGCTGCGCGCCGACGCCGCCCGCCGTGCCGTCGCCCCCTACGCCCGCCCCGAGCCCCCGGCCCGCGGCCGGGACGGCTACGGCGACGCCCCCTACGACGAGGACGCCCACGAGGCACCGGCCCCCCGCCGCGCCTCCTCCGGCGGCTGGGACGACGACGAGGACGACGAGGGCGGCTACCGGGGCCCCGTTACCGCGCTCGCCGCCGAACGGGCGCGCCAGGCGCGCATCGCCGTCGTCGGCGCGGTCACCGAGCGCTGGGCGCCCGAGCAGGCAGGACCCGTCCACGGCAACTGGCAGCTCGCCCCGCCCATCGGCCCCGCCACCGACCTCTGGGCGCTGGGCGCACTGCTCTACCGCGCCGTGCAGGGGCACGCGCCCTACCCGGAGGACAGCCCGTCCGAACTGGTCCAGATGGTCTGCGGCGAGCCGCCCGCCTTCGCCGAGGAGTGCGGCCCGCTGCGCCCGGTCGTCGAGTCGCTGCTCCGTCAGGACCCCACCGAGCGGCCGGACGTCGAGGAGCTGAGCGGCTGGCTGCGCTCCCTCGTCCGCTCGGCGCCCGAACCGGAGGCCGGGCTCGACGTCGTCACGATTCCCGCCGACGACAACGGGCGGCTGCCCGTCGTCCGCAGGCGCGGCGAGCTGGTCCGCAGACGGCGGGCCCGGCGCGCCGCCGCGGCGCGGAACCGGCACCGCGACGACCTGGACGACCTGGACCGCACGGCCGTCACCCACCACGAGCCCCGGATCAAGGCGTCGCGCGCGCCCCGCGCCCCGCGCGAACCGCGCGCGCTGCGCCAGGGCGGTGAGCCGCGCAGGCTGGGCCGGACGCTGCTCGTGCTGATCCTGCTGGCGCTCGTCGGGACGATCGCGTACGCCGTGCTGTTCATGCCGAAGGACGGCGAGGACGGCACGTCCGGGGCCGCCCCCGCCGGTACGGCCGCCGCCACGCCCCCGGCCTCCGCGACGCCCGACCCCGCGCCGAGCGCGTCCGACGCGAAGAACCCGTCACCGGCCAAGTCCTCGGGGGCGCAGAAGCCGCAGACCAGTCGGTCCGCCGCCGCGCTCGCCCCCGGCTACACGCTCCGCAAGGACGCCGAGGGCTTCGAGGTCGGCCTGCCCCGCGGCTGGCAGCGCAGCCCGGCCAACGCGGAGCGTCAGATCCGCTACGGCAGCGACGGGTTCAGCGTGCTCATCGTGCCCGGCCGGGACAGCGCGAAGGCCAACGGCAGCGATCCGCTCGACTACCAGCGGGACAAGGAGCCGGAGCTGAAACCGTTCCGCGACTCCAGCTGGTCGTCGGCGAGCGGGCTGCGCCGTACGGACGTCGGCCGACAGACCATGGCGGAGGGCCAGTTCACCTGGCAGGACGCCAACGGCCGCGAGGTGTACGTGCGCAACCTCGTGATGCTCGTCGACGGGCGCTACCACATCCTCCAGGTCATCGGCCCGGAGGACGAGCGCGACCGGGTCACCGAGATCTACCAACAGGCCAGCGTCTCCTACCGCGTGACGGGCTGA